The following proteins are co-located in the uncultured Draconibacterium sp. genome:
- a CDS encoding glycoside hydrolase family 3 C-terminal domain-containing protein, whose amino-acid sequence MKSKIIVGLILAVFGFNTITAQNMSEMDKKIEKILSQLTLEEKVAMCHAQSKFSSPGVPRLGIPEIWMSDGPHGVRGEINWDNWGYANWTNDSITAFPALTALAATFNPALSYQYGVAVGEEARYRRKDVLLGPGVNIYRTPLNGRNFEYMGEDPLLASVMVVPYIKGVQENGVAACVKHYALNNQEEWRGHINANVSDRALHEIYLPAFKAAVEEGKVWSIMGAYNKFRGQHCCHNEILLNKILKEDWNFDGTVITDWGGAHDTREAALYGLDIEMGTWTNGLTSSVDLMYENYFLAKPFLKMLQSGEIDESVVDDKARRILRLMLRTNMNMSRSTGRMNNQEHHDVARAVAAEGIVLLKNNDDFFPIDPEKQLTIAVIGENATRQMTVGGGSSELKAQYEISPLEGIKARFQKARILHAMGYASGPSAYGREIPSKYDAELLRNEAVETAKNADVVLYFGGLNKNHFQDCEGGDRKSYELPFEQNELLDALASVNKNIGVVLISGNAVEMPWLENIKGLMQAWYLGSDAGYAIADVISGDKNPSGKLPFTFPVKLEDNAAHYFGELSYPGDSIDQYYKEGILVGYRWHETKNIEPQFAFGYGLSYTSFDLSDINTDKKSYETGDKIVLSCSVKNRGEKDGSEVVQVYVGKPGSKVERAVKELKGFTKVELKSGSSETVGIDIDVKNLAYYNTEKADWEVEKGEYILYVGNASNQISKKLKIRID is encoded by the coding sequence TTTGGGAATTCCGGAAATATGGATGTCGGATGGCCCGCACGGTGTACGTGGCGAAATAAACTGGGACAACTGGGGCTACGCCAACTGGACAAACGACTCAATTACTGCGTTCCCAGCATTAACGGCTTTAGCTGCTACATTTAATCCCGCACTTTCGTACCAGTACGGTGTTGCGGTTGGTGAGGAAGCCAGGTACCGAAGAAAGGATGTTTTACTCGGCCCCGGTGTAAACATTTACCGTACTCCGTTAAATGGTAGAAATTTCGAATACATGGGCGAAGATCCTTTGCTGGCCTCAGTTATGGTTGTGCCGTATATTAAAGGTGTTCAGGAAAATGGTGTGGCTGCCTGTGTGAAACATTATGCTTTAAATAACCAGGAAGAATGGCGCGGACATATAAATGCAAACGTGAGCGACCGTGCCTTGCACGAAATTTATTTGCCTGCTTTTAAAGCCGCTGTTGAGGAAGGAAAAGTATGGTCGATTATGGGAGCCTACAATAAATTCAGAGGGCAACATTGTTGTCACAATGAAATTTTGTTGAATAAGATTTTAAAGGAAGACTGGAATTTTGACGGTACAGTGATTACTGACTGGGGAGGTGCACACGACACCCGCGAAGCTGCACTTTATGGTTTGGATATTGAAATGGGAACCTGGACAAACGGATTAACTTCTTCGGTTGATTTGATGTATGAAAATTATTTTCTGGCAAAACCATTTCTGAAAATGTTGCAAAGCGGTGAAATTGACGAATCAGTGGTTGACGACAAAGCACGAAGAATACTGAGGTTAATGTTGCGTACCAACATGAATATGAGCCGAAGTACCGGTAGAATGAACAACCAGGAGCATCATGATGTGGCGCGAGCAGTTGCTGCCGAAGGAATTGTATTGCTTAAAAACAACGATGATTTTTTTCCTATCGATCCGGAAAAGCAGCTTACCATTGCTGTTATTGGCGAAAATGCAACCCGACAGATGACTGTAGGAGGCGGCTCTTCTGAACTAAAAGCCCAATACGAAATATCGCCACTGGAAGGAATTAAAGCACGATTTCAAAAGGCCAGAATTTTGCATGCAATGGGGTATGCTTCGGGGCCATCGGCTTACGGAAGAGAAATACCTTCGAAGTACGATGCCGAATTGTTGCGAAACGAAGCGGTTGAAACGGCAAAAAATGCGGATGTAGTGTTGTACTTTGGTGGATTAAACAAAAACCATTTTCAGGATTGTGAAGGTGGCGACCGGAAAAGTTACGAACTTCCGTTTGAACAAAATGAGTTACTTGATGCCCTGGCTTCCGTGAATAAAAATATTGGTGTGGTACTGATTAGCGGAAATGCGGTAGAAATGCCCTGGCTCGAAAACATAAAAGGATTAATGCAGGCATGGTATCTGGGCAGCGATGCCGGTTATGCCATTGCAGATGTAATCAGCGGAGATAAAAATCCATCCGGTAAGTTACCTTTTACATTCCCGGTTAAGCTGGAAGATAACGCCGCTCATTATTTTGGCGAATTATCTTATCCGGGCGACAGCATTGATCAGTATTACAAAGAAGGAATTCTTGTGGGTTACCGTTGGCACGAAACAAAAAACATTGAGCCCCAATTTGCCTTCGGCTACGGACTTTCATACACCAGTTTTGATTTGTCGGACATTAACACCGATAAAAAATCGTATGAAACGGGCGATAAAATTGTGCTTAGCTGCAGCGTAAAAAACCGGGGTGAAAAAGATGGTTCCGAAGTTGTTCAGGTGTACGTTGGAAAACCCGGTTCGAAAGTGGAAAGAGCCGTAAAAGAGCTAAAAGGTTTTACAAAAGTTGAGCTGAAATCCGGTAGTTCAGAAACCGTGGGAATTGATATTGATGTTAAAAATCTGGCGTATTACAATACCGAAAAAGCCGATTGGGAAGTGGAAAAAGGCGAGTACATTTTGTATGTTGGCAACGCTTCGAACCAGATTTCTAAAAAGTTGAAAATAAGAATTGATTAA